A stretch of Microbacterium caowuchunii DNA encodes these proteins:
- a CDS encoding F0F1 ATP synthase subunit gamma, translated as MGAQLRVYKQKISSAQTTKKITKAMELIAASRIQKAMARVRASSPFARAVTRAVSAVATYSNVDHPLTREPEVVRRSAVVIFSSDRGLAGAFNSQVLRAGLEQAELLRREGREPVFYVVGRKAVGYFQFRRVATAAEWIGDTDTPHFSTAEGIADTLLEAFNRGGLDGGVDEIHLVYNRFVSMMTQTPETVRLLPLEVVDAGEATSAETPVYPLYEFEPDPETVLDALLPVYIQSRVFNALLQSSAAKHAATQKAMKSASDNADKLITDYTRLRNNARQAEITQQIAEIVGGADALASGK; from the coding sequence ATGGGCGCTCAACTCAGGGTCTACAAGCAGAAGATCTCTTCTGCTCAGACCACAAAGAAGATCACGAAGGCGATGGAACTCATCGCGGCTTCGCGCATCCAGAAGGCGATGGCGCGCGTGCGCGCGTCCTCTCCCTTCGCGCGTGCCGTGACGCGTGCCGTCTCGGCCGTCGCGACCTACTCGAACGTCGACCACCCGCTGACGCGCGAGCCCGAGGTGGTGCGCCGTTCCGCGGTCGTCATCTTCTCGTCGGACCGCGGTCTCGCGGGTGCGTTCAACTCGCAGGTGCTGCGAGCGGGTCTCGAGCAGGCGGAGCTGTTGCGCCGCGAGGGCCGCGAGCCGGTGTTCTACGTCGTCGGCCGCAAGGCCGTCGGGTACTTCCAGTTCCGCCGGGTCGCCACCGCGGCCGAGTGGATCGGTGACACCGACACGCCGCACTTCTCCACGGCGGAGGGCATCGCGGACACGCTCCTCGAGGCCTTCAACCGGGGCGGCCTGGACGGCGGGGTCGACGAGATCCACCTCGTCTACAACCGCTTCGTCAGCATGATGACCCAGACGCCGGAGACCGTGCGTCTCCTGCCGCTCGAGGTCGTCGACGCCGGCGAGGCGACGTCCGCGGAGACCCCGGTCTACCCGTTGTACGAGTTCGAGCCGGACCCCGAGACTGTGCTCGATGCGCTTCTGCCGGTCTACATCCAGAGCCGCGTCTTCAACGCCCTCCTGCAGTCGTCGGCCGCGAAGCACGCCGCCACGCAGAAGGCGATGAAGTCGGCCAGCGACAACGCCGACAAGCTCATCACCGACTACACCCGCCTGCGCAACAATGCGCGCCAGGCCGAGATCACGCAGCAGATCGCCGAGATCGTCGGCGGTGCCGACGCGCTCGCGTCCGGCAAGTAG
- a CDS encoding F0F1 ATP synthase subunit delta, translated as MGSATTQALSVTNAALAAASGIDLTVASELFQAARAVGASSHLSAALADFPAPAEARAKVVADVFGPVFAPVTIALLTTVTQQRWSSAADLVDGIEELAVRAASVAASDVDLEGELFRFSRTVTENPELELALGSRVGDSVAKSELVTKLIEGRESAATVLVISSLVRQTRGRRVRQLLTRAMAIVADQRSRVIATVVTASELTPAQRERLMSSLSQRYGTEISLNTVIDPSIVGGLRVQVADDVIDASVSARLADLRQRLAG; from the coding sequence ATGGGAAGCGCGACCACGCAGGCCCTCTCCGTGACGAACGCCGCACTGGCTGCGGCGAGCGGCATCGACCTGACCGTCGCGAGCGAGCTTTTCCAAGCCGCTCGCGCGGTCGGCGCCTCCTCGCACCTCTCGGCGGCGCTGGCCGACTTCCCGGCCCCGGCCGAGGCGCGGGCCAAGGTCGTCGCGGACGTCTTCGGCCCGGTCTTCGCACCGGTGACCATCGCTCTGCTGACCACGGTCACGCAGCAGCGCTGGTCGTCGGCTGCCGACCTCGTGGACGGCATCGAGGAGCTCGCCGTGCGGGCTGCGTCGGTCGCGGCTTCCGATGTCGACCTGGAGGGGGAGCTGTTCCGCTTCTCCCGGACGGTCACCGAGAACCCCGAACTCGAACTCGCCCTCGGCAGCCGCGTCGGCGACTCGGTCGCCAAGAGCGAGCTCGTCACGAAGCTCATCGAGGGACGCGAGAGCGCCGCCACGGTGCTCGTGATCTCCTCGCTCGTGCGTCAGACGCGCGGGCGCCGGGTGCGTCAGCTGCTCACCCGGGCGATGGCGATCGTCGCCGACCAGCGCTCGCGGGTCATCGCGACGGTGGTCACCGCCTCCGAGCTCACGCCGGCGCAGCGGGAACGACTGATGTCGAGCCTGTCGCAGCGGTACGGTACGGAGATCTCCCTGAACACCGTCATCGACCCGTCGATCGTGGGCGGGCTGCGCGTGCAGGTCGCCGACGACGTCATCGACGCGAGCGTCTCCGCGAGGCTCGCCGACCTCCGCCAGCGACTCGCAGGCTGA
- a CDS encoding PP2C family protein-serine/threonine phosphatase, with protein sequence MPHAATRVYSVPLATGSLELSWAAITDVGRRREVNQDALFADYPLFVVADGMGGHIGGEIASSNTVARLSGVVDAGTVSPKTIEKALARAVKDIASHPEATDDGTGTTVTGVYLDTSGTEPHWVSLNIGDSRVYLLRDDTLVQITTDHSVVQELIAAGRLSPEEAEHHPYGNVITRAVGPSDSVRPDYVRLDVVDGDRFVICSDGLTKELTDYGIQHFLRQHADPAEAADAMMDAALENGGRDNVTVIVLNVVRTD encoded by the coding sequence GTGCCCCACGCAGCGACCCGGGTGTACAGCGTTCCGCTGGCAACGGGCTCCCTTGAACTGTCGTGGGCAGCGATCACCGACGTGGGCAGACGCCGCGAGGTGAACCAGGACGCGCTCTTCGCCGATTACCCGCTGTTCGTCGTGGCCGACGGGATGGGCGGGCACATCGGGGGCGAGATCGCGAGCTCCAACACCGTCGCGCGCCTGAGCGGCGTGGTCGACGCGGGTACGGTCTCGCCGAAGACGATCGAGAAGGCGCTCGCCCGCGCCGTCAAGGACATCGCCTCCCATCCCGAGGCGACCGACGACGGCACCGGCACCACCGTCACCGGGGTCTACCTCGACACCAGCGGCACCGAGCCGCATTGGGTCAGCCTGAACATCGGTGATTCCCGCGTGTACCTCCTGCGCGACGACACCCTCGTGCAGATCACCACGGACCACTCCGTCGTGCAGGAGCTCATCGCGGCCGGCCGGCTGAGTCCCGAAGAGGCCGAACACCACCCCTACGGCAACGTGATCACGCGTGCGGTCGGACCCAGCGACAGCGTCCGTCCCGATTACGTGCGGCTCGACGTCGTCGACGGCGACCGATTCGTCATCTGCTCGGACGGGCTGACGAAGGAGCTCACCGATTACGGCATCCAGCACTTCCTGCGCCAGCACGCTGATCCCGCCGAGGCGGCCGACGCGATGATGGATGCGGCGCTGGAGAACGGCGGACGCGACAACGTCACCGTCATCGTGCTCAACGTCGTGCGCACCGACTGA
- a CDS encoding large exoprotein has product MYDDSSGAFGLALFFLLFLPIILIFAALGYVLSSYFLMKIFDKAGVQGRWRAWVPVYNTLVFAKLGDFSPWVMLGVILASGILAQIPVLGFVFALLPLAASVMVGLRVGTKLNKEWYWMLLWLIGIGYYIWLGVLAFSKDRWNTNIPPAPWANSFLADKTVWEGVPAQQGGAYPPAGYAAPAPGAYPPPAAGAYPPPAPGAYPPPAGYTAPPASDVPPAPPVPEDPNAPRV; this is encoded by the coding sequence ATGTACGACGATTCGAGCGGCGCCTTCGGCCTGGCGCTCTTCTTCCTGCTCTTCCTTCCGATCATCCTGATCTTCGCTGCGCTCGGCTACGTGCTGAGCTCGTACTTCCTGATGAAGATCTTCGACAAGGCCGGGGTGCAGGGCCGCTGGCGTGCCTGGGTTCCCGTGTACAACACCCTCGTGTTCGCCAAGCTCGGCGACTTCTCGCCCTGGGTCATGCTGGGTGTGATCCTCGCCTCCGGCATCCTCGCTCAGATCCCCGTGCTCGGCTTCGTGTTCGCGCTGCTCCCGCTCGCCGCCTCGGTGATGGTGGGCCTGCGCGTGGGCACCAAGCTGAACAAGGAGTGGTACTGGATGCTGCTCTGGCTGATCGGCATCGGCTACTACATCTGGCTGGGCGTCCTGGCCTTCTCGAAGGACAGGTGGAACACCAACATCCCGCCCGCTCCCTGGGCGAACTCCTTCCTGGCGGACAAGACGGTCTGGGAGGGCGTGCCGGCTCAGCAGGGCGGCGCCTACCCGCCGGCGGGCTACGCCGCTCCGGCCCCCGGTGCCTACCCGCCGCCGGCAGCCGGTGCTTACCCGCCGCCGGCCCCCGGTGCCTACCCGCCGCCCGCCGGGTACACCGCCCCTCCGGCCTCCGATGTGCCGCCGGCCCCGCCCGTGCCGGAGGACCCGAACGCCCCGCGCGTGTGA
- a CDS encoding YaaA family protein, translating into MLVLLPPSETKRPGGVGGPLAPGTLALPELDGIRIRVRDALVALSADPDAAARVLKLGPKQRGEVEVNAGLPQAPTLPAVDRYTGVLFDALDAATLDPAARRWLGAHVMIHSAPFGPVGALDPIPAYRLGAAASLPGLPSLRALWAQSVTTALAGTEPPFVLDLRSEAYVGLGPVPGSVPSAYVRVVTDGTDGVVRALNHFNKHAKGALVRELAEGRPGVRTLAGLAGWLRERGHRVEEVAGEWRLFAAPRHT; encoded by the coding sequence ATGCTCGTCCTGCTTCCGCCCTCGGAGACCAAGCGCCCCGGGGGAGTGGGCGGTCCGCTCGCCCCCGGCACCCTCGCGCTGCCCGAGCTCGACGGCATCCGCATCCGGGTCCGGGACGCGCTCGTGGCGCTGTCCGCCGATCCGGATGCGGCGGCCCGCGTGCTCAAGCTGGGTCCGAAGCAGCGGGGCGAGGTCGAGGTGAACGCCGGTCTGCCGCAGGCGCCCACCCTGCCGGCCGTGGACCGCTACACCGGCGTCCTGTTCGACGCGCTGGACGCGGCCACCCTGGACCCGGCGGCGCGGCGATGGCTCGGAGCGCACGTCATGATCCACTCTGCTCCGTTCGGTCCGGTGGGGGCGCTCGATCCGATCCCGGCCTACCGGCTGGGGGCTGCGGCATCCCTTCCTGGGCTGCCCTCGTTGCGGGCGCTCTGGGCGCAGTCGGTGACGACAGCCCTGGCCGGGACGGAGCCGCCGTTCGTGCTGGATCTCCGCTCGGAGGCCTATGTCGGGCTCGGCCCGGTTCCGGGCTCCGTCCCATCGGCGTACGTCCGGGTCGTCACAGATGGGACGGACGGCGTGGTCCGGGCGCTGAACCACTTCAACAAGCACGCCAAGGGCGCTCTCGTCCGGGAACTCGCCGAGGGCAGACCCGGAGTGCGCACGCTCGCCGGACTCGCGGGGTGGCTGCGCGAGCGCGGACACCGGGTCGAGGAGGTGGCGGGCGAGTGGCGACTGTTCGCCGCGCCGCGCCACACCTGA
- a CDS encoding F0F1 ATP synthase subunit epsilon — translation MPLKVSLVSADAEVWSGEASLVVAKTVEGEIGFMTGHEPVLAILAEGQVRITESSGNKVIANAQDGFLSVEHDEVTIVAGNASLVS, via the coding sequence ATGCCGCTCAAGGTCAGCCTCGTCTCCGCGGATGCGGAGGTCTGGTCGGGTGAAGCCTCGCTCGTGGTCGCGAAGACCGTCGAGGGCGAGATCGGCTTCATGACCGGGCACGAGCCGGTGCTCGCGATCCTCGCCGAGGGTCAGGTGCGCATCACGGAGAGCTCCGGCAACAAGGTCATCGCGAATGCTCAGGACGGATTCCTCTCCGTCGAGCACGATGAGGTCACGATCGTCGCGGGGAACGCGTCGCTCGTCTCCTGA
- a CDS encoding F0F1 ATP synthase subunit B, with protein sequence MLNALVTHAAEEGHEAAQNPLLPAMYDIVWSAVCFVIILVVFWRVVLPKMQKLLDERAAAIEGNIAKADEAQRQAESALEQYTAQLAEARKEAGEIREAAREDGKKIVAEAKESASAEAARVTAQAHAQIEAERQAALVSLRGEVGALALDLAGGVIGEKLNDDATAQGVVDRFLAELEASEKATK encoded by the coding sequence ATGCTGAACGCTCTTGTCACCCACGCGGCCGAAGAGGGCCACGAGGCGGCGCAGAATCCGCTCCTGCCGGCGATGTACGACATCGTGTGGTCGGCGGTCTGCTTCGTCATCATCCTCGTCGTCTTCTGGCGCGTGGTGCTGCCGAAGATGCAGAAGCTGCTGGACGAGCGCGCGGCCGCCATCGAGGGGAACATCGCGAAGGCCGACGAGGCCCAGCGACAGGCGGAATCCGCCCTCGAGCAGTACACCGCTCAGCTGGCCGAGGCCCGCAAGGAGGCCGGTGAGATCCGTGAGGCCGCCCGCGAGGACGGCAAGAAGATCGTCGCCGAGGCGAAGGAGTCGGCTTCTGCCGAAGCCGCTCGCGTCACCGCGCAGGCCCACGCACAGATCGAAGCCGAGCGTCAGGCGGCGCTCGTGTCCCTCCGCGGTGAGGTGGGCGCTCTCGCCCTCGACCTCGCCGGCGGTGTGATCGGCGAGAAGCTGAACGACGATGCGACCGCTCAGGGCGTCGTCGACCGGTTCCTGGCCGAGCTCGAGGCATCCGAGAAGGCGACGAAGTAA
- a CDS encoding FtsK/SpoIIIE domain-containing protein, whose translation MFTPVPASPPLSTAAPFRPATEPPEERLVVPPAPAPVRRTAVPWIAALAPVAAALGMWAMTGAPMALWFAALGPLIVAGTLLDGRRVARREQRTVTAERERARGRIEAEIARRHERERGVLCSRHPGLLGYLARPQEIWRPVPGREGTLVVGHGVVPSSTRVDADDDDLGRALQALAGHLADAPVVVPMAAGVAVVGPVVPATAVARALVLQLCASLPPGRLQVRGAPGGGEWADRVPHDVAAPAICHLDPRAAAGRAPGDAAVLAIPPDAVPPPHCAAVLTLTGVDSARLEYAGAGADVRVEALGHAQAVRIADALAARAAAVRAPETLPAEVDLGALGEDHAAGGLRVRIGHDGTAAVGIDLVEDGPHAVVTGMTGAGKSELLITWIARLCAARSTRDVVFLLADFKGGTAFDALAGLPHVTGVLTDLDGAGAERALRSLRAEIRHRESVISAAGARDIDDPRVDMPRLVIVVDELAALLEGHRDLAAVFGDVAARGRALGMHLILGTQRATGVIREALMANCPLRIGLRVTDPADSRYALGTDAAAALPGDAAGRGLALIRRAADDAPALARIARTRVADIDRIRTARAGEPVPRAPWQPALPAHLPLEDLTEGARTTEPLIGLADDPEQQRRVAVRLRDRDPGLLVVGGPGSGKSTLLATIAAQLDPASVRCLPSDPEVLWDRLCELTARSAPEGTVVVLDDLDVALAGFPPDYAAAAAAMLEHLCRTGRGRGLRVVASTGRVGGPSARIAELLPRRAVLRMSSRLDHVSTGADPARFDAEAPAGRAQLDGRTVQIGYTAVPSLLPPPGAPTWRAAADVVGLIVRAGSGTRRLRGALEGAGMIVCDIADDPDALLRRSETPDAPFAVVGEPEQWQRSWRLLQAVRARGELLLDASCLLEYRVLTGDRTPPPYCAPGLGRAWLLRDGEPPVRVVLPGQEPRLRARAA comes from the coding sequence GTGTTCACCCCCGTTCCCGCGTCGCCACCCCTCTCGACCGCCGCCCCGTTCCGCCCCGCCACGGAGCCCCCGGAAGAACGGCTCGTGGTGCCTCCGGCGCCTGCGCCGGTCAGGCGCACCGCCGTGCCGTGGATCGCGGCGCTGGCCCCCGTCGCCGCTGCGCTGGGGATGTGGGCGATGACCGGCGCGCCCATGGCACTGTGGTTCGCCGCGCTCGGGCCGCTGATCGTCGCCGGGACCCTGCTCGACGGGCGCCGGGTCGCGCGCCGGGAGCAGCGGACCGTGACGGCCGAGCGGGAACGGGCACGCGGGCGGATCGAGGCGGAGATCGCGCGCCGCCACGAGCGCGAACGGGGCGTGCTGTGCTCCCGGCACCCGGGGCTGCTCGGATACCTCGCGAGACCGCAGGAGATCTGGCGTCCCGTGCCGGGGCGCGAGGGCACGCTCGTCGTGGGTCACGGGGTGGTCCCGAGCTCGACCCGGGTGGACGCGGACGACGACGACCTGGGACGTGCGCTGCAGGCCCTGGCCGGGCATCTCGCCGACGCCCCTGTGGTGGTGCCGATGGCGGCGGGGGTCGCCGTGGTGGGCCCGGTGGTGCCCGCGACGGCCGTGGCCCGCGCCCTGGTCCTGCAACTGTGCGCGAGCCTGCCGCCGGGGCGGCTGCAGGTGCGCGGCGCCCCGGGAGGCGGCGAGTGGGCGGACCGGGTGCCCCATGACGTTGCGGCGCCGGCGATCTGCCATCTGGACCCGCGCGCTGCCGCGGGCAGGGCACCGGGCGACGCGGCCGTCCTGGCCATCCCGCCGGACGCGGTCCCGCCGCCGCACTGCGCGGCGGTCCTGACCCTCACCGGCGTGGACAGCGCACGCCTGGAGTACGCCGGTGCCGGCGCGGACGTGCGGGTGGAGGCGCTCGGCCACGCGCAGGCGGTGCGCATCGCCGATGCGCTCGCGGCCCGCGCAGCCGCCGTCCGTGCCCCGGAGACCCTGCCGGCCGAGGTGGACCTCGGTGCGCTGGGCGAGGACCACGCCGCCGGTGGGCTGCGTGTGAGGATCGGGCACGACGGTACGGCCGCAGTGGGGATCGACCTGGTCGAGGACGGGCCGCACGCCGTCGTGACCGGCATGACGGGGGCGGGCAAGAGCGAACTGCTCATCACCTGGATCGCCCGGCTGTGCGCGGCGCGGTCCACGCGTGACGTGGTCTTCCTGCTCGCCGACTTCAAGGGCGGTACCGCGTTCGATGCCCTCGCCGGCCTGCCGCACGTGACGGGCGTGCTCACCGATCTCGACGGAGCCGGAGCGGAACGCGCCCTGCGGAGCCTGCGTGCGGAGATCCGCCATCGTGAATCGGTCATCTCCGCGGCCGGGGCCCGGGACATCGATGATCCCCGAGTGGACATGCCGCGCCTCGTGATCGTCGTGGACGAGCTGGCGGCGCTCCTGGAAGGGCACCGAGACCTCGCTGCGGTGTTCGGGGATGTGGCCGCGCGGGGGCGCGCGCTGGGGATGCACCTGATCCTCGGCACTCAGCGCGCCACGGGCGTCATCCGCGAGGCGCTGATGGCCAACTGCCCACTGCGCATCGGTCTGCGGGTGACGGACCCGGCCGACAGCAGATACGCGCTCGGGACGGATGCCGCGGCCGCACTCCCGGGCGATGCGGCGGGACGCGGATTGGCGCTGATCCGCCGGGCCGCGGACGACGCCCCCGCCCTCGCACGTATCGCGCGCACCCGCGTCGCGGACATCGATCGCATCCGCACCGCCCGTGCGGGGGAGCCGGTGCCGCGCGCCCCCTGGCAGCCGGCGCTCCCCGCGCACCTCCCACTCGAGGACCTCACCGAGGGCGCGCGGACGACGGAACCGCTGATCGGACTCGCGGACGACCCGGAGCAGCAGCGCCGGGTCGCCGTCCGTCTCCGGGACCGCGATCCCGGGCTCCTCGTCGTCGGTGGTCCGGGTTCGGGGAAATCGACCCTGCTCGCCACGATCGCCGCCCAACTCGATCCCGCATCCGTACGCTGCCTCCCGAGCGACCCGGAGGTGCTGTGGGACCGCCTGTGCGAGCTGACGGCCCGCAGTGCGCCGGAGGGCACCGTCGTCGTCCTGGACGATCTCGATGTCGCCCTGGCGGGCTTTCCGCCCGACTACGCAGCCGCCGCGGCGGCGATGCTCGAGCATCTCTGCCGTACGGGACGGGGCAGGGGGCTGCGTGTGGTCGCGTCCACGGGACGCGTCGGCGGGCCGTCCGCCCGCATCGCCGAACTGCTGCCGCGCCGAGCGGTGCTGCGGATGTCCTCCCGTCTCGACCACGTCTCCACAGGCGCGGATCCGGCGCGGTTCGACGCCGAGGCGCCCGCGGGACGTGCGCAGCTGGACGGGCGCACGGTCCAGATCGGGTACACCGCCGTCCCGTCCCTCCTCCCGCCACCCGGTGCGCCGACATGGCGGGCGGCAGCGGACGTCGTCGGTCTCATCGTGCGCGCGGGCAGCGGCACCCGCCGTCTCCGCGGAGCGCTGGAGGGCGCCGGCATGATCGTCTGCGACATCGCCGACGATCCGGATGCCCTGCTGCGCCGCTCCGAAACGCCGGATGCTCCGTTCGCCGTCGTGGGGGAGCCGGAGCAGTGGCAGAGGTCCTGGCGGCTGCTGCAGGCCGTACGCGCCCGGGGCGAGCTGCTCCTCGACGCCTCGTGTCTGCTGGAGTACCGGGTCCTCACCGGCGACCGGACTCCGCCGCCCTATTGCGCGCCCGGCCTCGGGCGGGCGTGGCTGCTGCGCGACGGCGAGCCACCCGTGCGCGTCGTGCTCCCCGGGCAGGAGCCGAGGCTGCGCGCACGCGCTGCTTGA
- the atpD gene encoding F0F1 ATP synthase subunit beta: MTTTATAEKAETAVVGRIARVTGPVVDIEFPHDAIPDIYNALKTTIVIGDTSTELTLEVAQHLGDDLVRAIALKPTDGLVRGQEVRNTGGPISVPVGDVTKGKVFNVLGEVLNAAPGEQVEITERWGIHRKAPNFDQLESKTQMFETGIKSIDLLTPYVQGGKIGLFGGAGVGKTVLIQEMIQRVAQDHGGVSVFAGVGERTREGNDLIHEMEEAGVFDKTALVFGQMDEPPGTRLRVALSALTMAEYFRDVQKQDVLLFIDNIFRFTQAGSEVSTLLGRMPSAVGYQPNLADEMGVLQERITSTRGHSITSLQAIYVPADDYTDPAPATTFAHLDATTELSREIASKGLYPAIDPLTSTSRILDPRYIGEDHYRVATAVKQILQKNKELQEIIAILGVDELSEEDKIVVSRARRIQQFLSQNTYMAKKFTGVEGSTVPIKETIESFDAIVKGEFDHVAEQAFFNVGGIADVEAKWAQIQKENG, encoded by the coding sequence ATGACCACCACCGCAACGGCCGAGAAGGCGGAGACCGCCGTCGTCGGGCGCATCGCGCGCGTGACCGGCCCCGTCGTCGACATCGAGTTCCCGCACGATGCCATCCCCGACATCTACAACGCGCTGAAGACGACGATCGTCATCGGCGACACGAGCACCGAGCTCACCCTCGAGGTCGCACAGCACCTCGGTGACGACCTGGTGCGCGCGATCGCCCTGAAGCCCACGGACGGCCTCGTCCGCGGCCAGGAGGTCCGCAACACCGGCGGTCCCATCTCGGTCCCGGTCGGCGACGTCACCAAGGGCAAGGTGTTCAACGTCCTCGGTGAGGTCCTGAACGCCGCCCCCGGCGAGCAGGTCGAGATCACCGAGCGGTGGGGTATCCACCGCAAGGCGCCGAACTTCGACCAGCTCGAGTCGAAGACCCAGATGTTCGAGACCGGCATCAAGTCGATCGACCTGCTGACCCCCTACGTGCAGGGTGGGAAGATCGGTCTGTTCGGTGGAGCCGGTGTCGGCAAGACCGTCCTCATCCAGGAGATGATCCAGCGCGTCGCGCAGGACCACGGTGGTGTGTCGGTGTTCGCCGGTGTCGGTGAGCGCACCCGTGAGGGCAACGACCTCATCCACGAGATGGAGGAGGCGGGCGTCTTCGACAAGACCGCCCTCGTGTTCGGCCAGATGGACGAGCCGCCGGGGACGCGTCTTCGCGTGGCCCTCTCGGCGCTGACCATGGCCGAGTACTTCCGCGACGTGCAGAAGCAGGACGTGCTGTTGTTCATCGACAACATCTTCCGCTTCACGCAGGCAGGCTCCGAGGTCTCGACGCTCCTCGGCCGCATGCCCTCCGCGGTGGGTTACCAGCCGAACCTCGCCGACGAGATGGGTGTGCTCCAGGAGCGCATCACCTCGACGCGCGGTCACTCGATCACCTCGCTGCAGGCGATCTACGTCCCCGCCGACGACTACACCGACCCGGCCCCGGCGACGACCTTCGCGCACCTCGACGCGACGACCGAGCTCTCCCGTGAGATCGCGTCGAAGGGTCTCTACCCGGCCATCGACCCGCTGACCTCCACCAGCCGGATCCTGGACCCGCGCTACATCGGTGAGGACCACTACCGCGTGGCCACCGCCGTGAAGCAGATCCTCCAGAAGAACAAGGAACTGCAGGAGATCATCGCCATCCTCGGTGTCGACGAGCTCTCCGAAGAGGACAAGATCGTCGTGTCGCGTGCACGTCGCATCCAGCAGTTCCTCTCGCAGAACACCTACATGGCGAAGAAGTTCACCGGCGTCGAGGGCTCCACGGTCCCGATCAAGGAGACGATCGAGTCGTTCGACGCGATCGTCAAGGGTGAGTTCGACCACGTCGCCGAGCAGGCGTTCTTCAACGTCGGCGGCATCGCCGACGTTGAGGCCAAGTGGGCTCAGATCCAGAAGGAGAACGGCTGA
- the atpA gene encoding F0F1 ATP synthase subunit alpha yields MADISISPDVIRDALKDFVAAYEPTGAVAAEVGTVIDAADGIAHVEGLPGVMANEIVVFADGTQGLAQNLDENAIGVVVLGDFAGVEAGQSVTRTGEVLSSPVGDGFLGRVVDPLGNPIDGLGPVESEGRRALELQAPGVMQRKSVHEPLQTGIKAIDAMIPVGRGQRQLIIGDRQTGKTAIAIDTIINQRANWESGDVNKQVRCIYVAIGQKGSTIASVKGALEEAGAMEYTTIVAAPASDPAGFKYLAPYTGSAIGQHWMYGGKHVLIIFDDLSKQAEAYRAVSLLLRRPPGREAYPGDVFYLHSRLLERCAKLSDELGAGSMTGLPIIETKANDVSAYIPTNVISITDGQIFLQSDLFNANQRPAVDVGISVSRVGGDAQVKSIKKVSGTLKLELAQYRSLEAFAMFASDLDAASRRQLDRGARLTELLKQPQYSPYPVEEQVVSIWAGTNGKLDSIAVEDVLRFERELLDHLRRNTQVLDTLRATNVLDDDTVAELEKATDAFILEFRSGDGVAIDAPGSEQFAAADAEDVNQEKIVKGRRG; encoded by the coding sequence ATGGCAGACATCTCCATCAGCCCCGACGTCATCCGTGACGCCCTGAAGGACTTCGTCGCGGCATACGAGCCCACCGGCGCCGTGGCTGCCGAGGTCGGCACCGTCATCGACGCCGCGGACGGCATCGCTCACGTCGAGGGACTGCCCGGCGTGATGGCGAACGAGATCGTGGTGTTCGCGGACGGGACCCAGGGTCTCGCGCAGAACCTCGACGAGAACGCGATCGGTGTCGTCGTGCTCGGCGACTTCGCCGGAGTCGAGGCCGGTCAGTCGGTCACCCGCACCGGCGAGGTCCTCTCCTCCCCGGTCGGCGACGGATTCCTCGGCCGTGTGGTCGACCCGCTCGGCAACCCGATCGACGGTCTCGGACCGGTCGAGTCGGAGGGTCGTCGTGCCCTCGAGCTGCAGGCGCCCGGCGTCATGCAGCGCAAGAGCGTGCACGAGCCCCTGCAGACCGGGATCAAGGCCATCGACGCCATGATCCCCGTCGGCCGCGGTCAGCGTCAGCTGATCATCGGCGACCGTCAGACCGGTAAGACCGCGATCGCGATCGATACGATCATCAACCAGCGGGCGAACTGGGAGTCCGGCGACGTCAACAAGCAGGTCCGCTGCATCTACGTCGCCATCGGCCAGAAGGGCTCGACGATCGCCTCCGTCAAGGGTGCGCTCGAAGAGGCCGGTGCCATGGAGTACACGACGATCGTCGCGGCCCCCGCGTCCGACCCCGCCGGCTTCAAGTACCTCGCGCCCTACACGGGTTCCGCGATCGGTCAGCACTGGATGTACGGCGGCAAGCACGTCCTGATCATCTTCGACGACCTGTCCAAGCAGGCCGAGGCCTACCGCGCCGTGTCGCTGCTGCTGCGTCGTCCGCCGGGGCGTGAGGCGTACCCGGGTGACGTCTTCTACCTGCACTCCCGTCTGCTGGAGCGTTGCGCGAAGCTGTCCGACGAACTCGGCGCAGGATCGATGACGGGCCTCCCGATCATCGAGACCAAGGCGAACGACGTCTCGGCGTACATCCCGACCAACGTGATCTCGATCACCGACGGCCAGATCTTCCTGCAGTCCGACCTGTTCAACGCCAACCAGCGTCCGGCGGTCGACGTGGGTATCTCGGTCTCGCGAGTCGGTGGTGACGCTCAGGTCAAGTCGATCAAGAAGGTCTCCGGAACGCTCAAGCTCGAGCTCGCGCAGTACCGCTCGCTCGAGGCCTTCGCGATGTTCGCGTCCGACCTCGACGCGGCGTCCCGCCGTCAGCTGGACCGCGGCGCGCGCCTGACCGAGCTGCTCAAGCAGCCCCAGTACTCGCCGTACCCGGTGGAGGAGCAGGTCGTCTCGATCTGGGCCGGCACCAACGGCAAGCTGGACTCGATCGCCGTCGAGGACGTGCTGCGCTTCGAGCGCGAGCTGCTCGACCACCTGCGTCGTAACACGCAGGTCCTCGACACGCTGCGCGCGACCAACGTGCTGGACGACGACACCGTCGCCGAGCTCGAGAAGGCCACCGACGCCTTCATCCTGGAATTCCGTTCGGGCGATGGCGTGGCCATCGATGCTCCCGGCAGCGAGCAGTTCGCCGCCGCGGATGCCGAAGACGTCAACCAGGAGAAGATCGTCAAGGGCCGTCGCGGCTGA